One segment of Ipomoea triloba cultivar NCNSP0323 chromosome 12, ASM357664v1 DNA contains the following:
- the LOC115999410 gene encoding uncharacterized protein LOC115999410: protein MGKKVGRENGSYDGIEVVGMKVGVVKDSRDFFRMVYDYELCLSNDDKMNLALIEIERLLQLYNKTLSDYPQMPIPNYDSEWRCDNRLLFAELNYDRVALRDESELMEKQLTDEQTVVYDTILHDIQQQNGGLYFVYGYSGTGKTFVWKALSAKIRSQGDIVINVASSGIASLLLPGDCGFGGDFRQILPVVPKGSRQDIVSASINSSYLCESCKVLRLTKNLRLNNREPGVDMQKVEQFASWLAAIGDGTMGGPNDGYANVQIPNEMLLPSTGDHIVTIVDSIFPMFKEGCCQQEYMESRAILAPTLDVVNAINEYMTDLHVAESKTYLSCDTVCKSDSSDGILNDMHTPEFLNGLKASGIPNHALTLKVGSPVMLLRNIDHSMGLCM, encoded by the exons ATGGGAAAGAAGGTAGGTAGGGAAAATGGTAGTTATGATGGTATTGAGGTGGTGGGTATGAAGGTTGGGGTGGTGAAGGATAGTAGGGATTTCTTCCGTATGGTATATGACTATG AGTTGTGTTTATCTAATGATGACAAGATGAATTTGGCGCTAATTGAAATTGAGCGATTATTACAGTTGTACAACAAGACCTTGAGCGATTATCCTCAAATGCCAATTCCAAACTATGATTCAGAATGGCGATGTGATAATCGGCTGTTGTTTGCTGAGCTCAATTATGATCGTGTTGCATTAAGAGATGAGAGTGAGTTGATGGAAAAGCAATTGACTGATGAGCAAACTGTTGTATACGATACTATTCTACATGATATCCAGCAACAGAATGGGGGCCTCTACTTCGTATACGGATACAGTGGTACAGGGAAAACATTTGTTTGGAAGGCTTTATCAGCAAAAATACGGTCACAGGGTGATATTGTCATCAACGTTGCATCTAGCGGTATTGCATCTTTGCTTTTGCCAGGAG ACTGTGGTTTTGGCGGTGATTTCAGACAAATTTTGCCAGTCGTCCCTAAAGGTTCAAGGCAAGATATTGTTTCAGCTTCAATCAACTCTTCATATCTGTGCGAATCCTGTAAAGTTCTTAGGTTAACAAAGAATCTAAGACTGAACAACAGGGAACCAGGAGTGGATATGCAAAAGGTTGAACAATTTGCGTCATGGTTAGCTGCTATCGGAGATGGGACAATGGGGGGGCCTAATGATGGTTATGCAAACGTCCAAATCCCTAATGAAATGTTGTTGCCATCCACTGGTGATCACATAGTCACAATTGTTGATAGCATATTCCCAATGTTCAAGGAGGGTTGTTGTCAGCAAGAATACATGGAAAGTCGGGCAATTTTGGCTCCAACACTAGATGTGGTCAATGCAATCAATGAGTATATGACTGATTTGCATGTCGCTGAAAGCAAGACCTATCTAAGTTGCGACACCGTCTGCAAATCTGATTCAAGTGATGGTATCCTAAATGATATGCACACTCCTGAATTTCTAAATGGGTTAAAAGCTTCTGGAATCCCTAACCATGCTTTAACTTTAAAGGTTGGCTCCCCGGTGATGTTATTGAGAAACATAGATCACTCGATGGGACTGTgcatgtaa